One Synechococcus sp. MU1617 genomic region harbors:
- a CDS encoding phage holin family protein: MADKNSPRGFGAAARVTALAASVMDLHVRIALQEVDREKRRLISGGLFLAIGGTAMFLALLAGEASLLLWIQAQWELDWMRALLTLAVANLVLAGISLRIGGQVLKGPFLPQTLEGLMKTVRAVIGRA, translated from the coding sequence ATGGCTGATAAGAACTCTCCCCGCGGATTTGGAGCGGCAGCTCGGGTGACCGCACTGGCGGCGTCAGTGATGGACCTGCATGTGCGGATTGCGCTGCAGGAGGTGGATCGGGAAAAACGCCGACTGATCAGCGGTGGCTTGTTCCTCGCCATCGGCGGCACCGCCATGTTTCTGGCTTTGCTGGCGGGGGAGGCGTCGTTGCTGCTGTGGATTCAGGCCCAGTGGGAGCTGGATTGGATGCGCGCACTGTTGACCCTCGCCGTGGCCAATCTGGTGCTGGCGGGCATCAGCTTGCGCATCGGTGGCCAGGTGCTGAAGGGGCCGTTCCTGCCTCAAACACTGGAGGGACTGATGAAAACGGTACGGGCGGTGATCGGACGGGCTTGA
- a CDS encoding DUF2808 domain-containing protein translates to MLLWAPVVLLQAPSSFAQSLFDRPPIRVMIHNPESTEGLRNRTTITVVVPPDAGNALGSIVLRQLPNLDQWDWGRLEPRVYLGDYSLRGKGTSGLASADVSESEEVLTIQLNPAVQPGQTVNVVFRGFNPQSSIYQWSTELMADGEDPIRYLGPTLRLNVYEQDPYR, encoded by the coding sequence ATGCTTTTGTGGGCTCCAGTGGTGTTGCTGCAGGCGCCCTCATCATTTGCCCAATCCTTGTTTGATCGCCCCCCAATTCGGGTGATGATTCACAACCCTGAATCAACCGAAGGCCTGCGCAATCGCACCACGATCACTGTTGTGGTTCCTCCGGATGCTGGCAATGCCTTGGGCTCGATTGTTCTGCGGCAGTTGCCCAATCTTGATCAGTGGGACTGGGGCCGCCTGGAGCCTCGTGTCTATCTCGGTGATTATTCCCTTCGCGGTAAAGGAACAAGCGGATTGGCTTCTGCTGATGTCTCAGAGTCCGAAGAGGTCTTGACCATCCAGCTCAATCCAGCGGTTCAGCCGGGGCAAACCGTGAATGTTGTATTCCGTGGTTTTAATCCTCAGTCCAGTATTTATCAATGGTCAACGGAACTTATGGCGGATGGAGAGGATCCCATCCGTTATCTCGGCCCCACCCTGCGTTTGAACGTTTACGAGCAGGATCCTTACCGGTAG
- the msrB gene encoding peptide-methionine (R)-S-oxide reductase MsrB, translating into MTPSNPVERSAEEWKQSLTPEQFQVARCGGTERAFTGAYWNNKATGMYHCVCCGAPLFSSDTKFDSGTGWPSFWDGVNSEAITIKEDLTHGMVRTEINCAQCDAHLGHVFPDGPAPTGQRYCVNSASLDFKAS; encoded by the coding sequence ATGACTCCGTCCAATCCGGTCGAACGCAGCGCCGAGGAGTGGAAACAATCACTCACCCCGGAGCAGTTCCAGGTGGCCCGCTGCGGCGGCACCGAGCGAGCGTTCACCGGGGCTTACTGGAACAACAAAGCCACCGGGATGTACCACTGCGTCTGCTGTGGCGCACCCCTGTTCAGTTCCGATACCAAGTTCGATTCGGGAACGGGTTGGCCGAGCTTCTGGGACGGAGTGAATTCTGAGGCAATCACCATCAAGGAGGATCTGACCCACGGGATGGTGCGCACCGAAATCAATTGCGCTCAATGTGACGCTCACCTCGGGCACGTCTTTCCTGATGGCCCCGCGCCCACGGGCCAGCGCTATTGCGTCAACAGTGCATCGTTGGACTTCAAGGCGTCCTGA
- a CDS encoding class I SAM-dependent RNA methyltransferase, whose product MGRTNRLSAVAVVPQGLEAAGGEELSGLGAHDVKPGRRAVSFEADMACLYRLHLQARLPFRLLRQVARFPCQGRDDLYDGIRQALDWERWLHPSMTFRVDVTGTTPGLNHSHFTALQVKNALVDAQRDLWGERSSIDLDDPDLSLHLHLGRGEAQLSLDGSGGSLHRRGYRAAMGAAPLKENLAAGLIRLTGWDGSQPLVDPCCGSGVLLIEAALAALQQAPGLERRFALEGWADFQPDLWDKEVDRARQRRRGDLSLPLLLGIEADPSIADQARANVEAAGLSGVIRICTGSFEAEALPEGPGVLVCNPPYGQRIGDEQELDALYSALGQFVRQEASGWQLWLLSGNPKLTGALRLKASRRIPVSNGGIDCRWLQYEIR is encoded by the coding sequence TTGGGTCGAACAAACCGGCTATCCGCTGTTGCCGTTGTGCCCCAAGGCCTGGAGGCAGCTGGCGGCGAAGAACTCAGCGGCCTTGGGGCCCATGACGTGAAGCCTGGCAGGCGTGCCGTCAGCTTCGAAGCGGACATGGCCTGCCTGTACCGGCTGCACCTTCAAGCTCGACTGCCCTTCCGTCTTTTGCGGCAGGTGGCGCGCTTCCCCTGCCAAGGCCGAGACGACCTCTACGACGGCATCCGCCAAGCGCTCGACTGGGAACGCTGGCTGCATCCATCGATGACCTTCCGGGTGGATGTGACCGGAACGACACCGGGGCTGAACCACAGCCATTTCACGGCGTTGCAGGTCAAAAACGCCCTTGTGGATGCCCAACGGGATCTCTGGGGGGAGCGTTCCTCCATCGATCTCGACGATCCCGACCTCTCCCTGCATCTCCACCTCGGCCGTGGGGAAGCACAACTGAGCCTCGATGGCAGTGGCGGCAGCCTGCACCGCCGTGGCTACAGGGCAGCCATGGGGGCAGCACCCTTGAAAGAAAATCTGGCCGCTGGTCTGATCCGCCTGACGGGCTGGGATGGAAGCCAGCCCCTCGTGGACCCTTGCTGCGGATCCGGAGTGCTGTTGATCGAAGCGGCCTTGGCCGCCTTGCAGCAGGCCCCAGGATTGGAGCGCCGCTTTGCCCTCGAAGGCTGGGCCGATTTCCAACCCGACCTCTGGGACAAGGAAGTGGATCGCGCCCGGCAACGGCGCAGGGGAGACCTCAGCCTTCCCCTACTGCTGGGGATCGAAGCGGATCCCAGCATTGCCGATCAGGCCCGCGCCAATGTGGAAGCCGCAGGACTGAGTGGAGTCATCCGCATCTGCACCGGCTCCTTCGAAGCCGAAGCCCTACCTGAAGGCCCAGGGGTGTTGGTCTGCAACCCGCCCTACGGCCAGCGCATCGGCGACGAACAGGAACTCGATGCGCTCTACAGCGCCCTGGGGCAATTCGTACGCCAGGAAGCCTCCGGTTGGCAGCTATGGCTGCTCAGTGGCAATCCCAAACTCACCGGGGCGCTTCGGCTCAAAGCATCACGGCGGATTCCTGTAAGCAACGGCGGCATCGATTGCCGGTGGCTTCAATACGAGATTCGCTGA
- a CDS encoding ParA family protein yields MFITVFGQKGGVAKTCSSVHIAACWSQQQKRVVLVDADRNRSATAYGARGLLPCTVVPIEAAAKATRSAEIVITDGQASSNEEEIKNLVEGADFILLPTTTQSRSIELTVEMSQMLRQYKVPYAALLVKVDARKEAAAEQATELLQGFDIKVLAAQIPLLSAFEQAETEGVTVDQAIDKRGRANPRRMMGWSAYSAACKEIEDLFEEHSTLNQNQTPIGWDFTPMEHRMAA; encoded by the coding sequence ATGTTCATCACTGTTTTTGGCCAGAAGGGTGGCGTCGCCAAAACATGTAGCAGCGTTCACATAGCAGCATGCTGGAGCCAACAGCAAAAACGCGTGGTCCTGGTTGATGCCGACCGCAACCGCTCAGCGACTGCTTATGGCGCCAGAGGGCTCTTGCCTTGTACCGTTGTACCCATTGAAGCGGCAGCCAAAGCGACTCGATCAGCAGAGATTGTGATCACAGATGGGCAGGCCAGCAGCAACGAAGAAGAAATAAAAAACTTAGTGGAGGGGGCTGATTTCATTCTGCTACCCACGACCACGCAGAGCAGATCAATCGAATTGACAGTCGAGATGTCACAAATGCTGAGGCAATACAAAGTTCCCTATGCGGCACTGCTTGTCAAAGTGGATGCACGCAAAGAGGCTGCAGCTGAACAAGCCACAGAATTACTTCAAGGATTCGATATCAAGGTTCTAGCTGCACAAATTCCACTGCTGAGCGCCTTTGAACAGGCAGAAACAGAAGGAGTCACGGTTGATCAGGCAATTGACAAGCGTGGTCGTGCAAATCCACGCAGAATGATGGGTTGGAGTGCATACAGTGCAGCCTGCAAAGAAATTGAAGATCTATTCGAAGAGCACAGCACACTGAATCAGAATCAGACACCAATCGGATGGGACTTCACACCCATGGAACACCGGATGGCGGCGTAA
- a CDS encoding DUF1214 domain-containing protein codes for MNSKSIASLLLVSSLGFFSASCSGNNGDFSNSVNKEASIVNASQEKERAEKPSPIVVTEENFPQAYTNMRFDAIIKQAGGINKFKEMGKAPSDPSKQFVVRMNRDTHYSTGVFDMEGGVYLTIPETDKYISIQIVDENHETQPMIYGPGKHKLTAKTKYAFIAVRSLDDEARKNLEAEANSSDDFNVKEWDEKSFSEVAAAGNKIFTDGYDQSKAFSNKESGQTPYWNFVGAAGGWGGAMVVDNIYQTSKYMSNEGCYEMNFVDPQARDFWSATVYNGDGYMFNDVANISSEMNPEMNPDGTYTLRFGCDGQPNNIPIREGNETGKFNVLMRHYGPSDMVSNKQKGYNPVEGIEKIK; via the coding sequence ATGAATTCCAAATCAATCGCATCTCTTCTCTTGGTGAGTTCGCTTGGTTTTTTCTCCGCAAGCTGCAGTGGCAATAATGGTGATTTTTCAAACTCAGTAAACAAAGAAGCCAGCATTGTCAATGCCAGCCAGGAGAAAGAGCGGGCTGAAAAACCATCTCCAATAGTTGTTACAGAAGAAAATTTTCCACAGGCATATACAAATATGCGCTTTGACGCAATCATTAAGCAAGCCGGGGGGATCAATAAATTCAAAGAAATGGGCAAAGCGCCAAGCGACCCGTCTAAGCAATTTGTTGTACGCATGAATCGAGACACCCATTACTCAACGGGCGTTTTTGACATGGAAGGGGGTGTGTACCTGACAATACCTGAAACAGATAAATATATTTCAATACAAATCGTGGATGAGAATCATGAAACCCAGCCAATGATATACGGCCCTGGCAAGCATAAGCTAACAGCCAAGACGAAATATGCTTTTATTGCCGTAAGATCGTTAGACGATGAGGCTCGTAAGAACCTTGAAGCCGAAGCAAATAGTTCAGATGATTTCAATGTTAAAGAGTGGGATGAGAAGTCCTTCAGCGAGGTGGCAGCCGCCGGAAATAAAATTTTTACCGATGGGTATGATCAATCAAAGGCATTCAGCAACAAAGAAAGCGGGCAAACCCCTTACTGGAACTTCGTAGGCGCTGCCGGAGGATGGGGAGGCGCAATGGTTGTGGACAACATTTATCAGACAAGTAAATACATGAGTAATGAAGGGTGTTATGAGATGAATTTTGTAGACCCACAGGCAAGAGATTTTTGGTCTGCCACTGTCTACAATGGTGACGGCTACATGTTTAATGATGTTGCCAATATATCGAGCGAAATGAATCCCGAGATGAATCCTGATGGAACCTATACTCTTAGGTTTGGTTGCGATGGCCAGCCCAATAATATTCCTATTCGCGAAGGAAATGAAACAGGTAAATTCAATGTGCTAATGAGGCACTATGGGCCTAGCGATATGGTAAGCAATAAGCAGAAAGGCTACAATCCAGTAGAGGGTATTGAGAAGATTAAGTGA
- a CDS encoding YqjD family protein: MASPSPQSNGRFEHHFRERFESLLPTIQERWPDLAEHTLEATRGSVDELVRLIEQNTGLTPQGVREQLEELLHSAGDRSRDWADSLDPLEEQLEQLLDELNSTLRPKIEAPVRQRPLLAVGVALGVGLLLGSMLRGGRRS, encoded by the coding sequence ATGGCTTCGCCATCGCCGCAGTCCAACGGCAGATTCGAGCACCACTTCCGCGAGAGGTTCGAAAGCCTGCTGCCGACAATCCAGGAGCGCTGGCCGGATCTGGCTGAGCACACCCTCGAGGCCACCCGGGGGAGTGTGGATGAGTTGGTTCGGTTGATCGAACAGAACACAGGCCTGACCCCTCAAGGGGTTCGCGAGCAGCTGGAAGAGCTCCTCCATAGCGCCGGTGACCGAAGCCGCGACTGGGCCGACAGCCTGGATCCCCTCGAAGAGCAACTCGAACAGTTGCTGGATGAGTTGAACAGCACCCTGAGGCCGAAGATCGAGGCGCCTGTGCGCCAGCGACCGCTGCTGGCTGTGGGTGTTGCCCTTGGTGTTGGGTTGCTGCTGGGCAGCATGCTTCGCGGGGGCCGGCGTTCCTGA
- a CDS encoding PRC-barrel domain-containing protein, whose amino-acid sequence MTPTPTPTDAITTGVPSDRLWLRSELMGTQVITRDTGRRLGVVGEVIVDIDRREVVAVGLRDNPLTRFLPGLPRWMPLDRIRQVGDVILVDSADSLSENFNPERYSRVINCQVITESGEQLGRVLGFAFDIETGELTTLVMGALGVPLLGEGVLSTWEMPVEEIVSSGPDRIIVYEGAEDKLKQLNSGVLEKLGVGGPSWEEQERERYRVNLVPVENQLTSGQPQEQEQRRLKASEAERLEADAELEYVELEDRRQESMQQRRYLDEPQRYDEQSYAEPPRYDERPAERARTFNEPAPYEQEPAYEEQAAYEEQPPRRAMPASRRAVQQSGEPLDVEPMEDRAPQRRSQDLDDPW is encoded by the coding sequence TTGACCCCGACCCCTACCCCAACTGACGCCATCACCACTGGCGTGCCCAGCGATCGCCTCTGGTTGCGCTCCGAACTGATGGGCACCCAGGTGATCACCCGTGACACCGGCCGCCGCCTAGGGGTGGTGGGTGAAGTGATCGTCGATATCGACCGCCGTGAAGTGGTCGCCGTCGGACTGCGGGACAACCCACTGACCCGTTTTCTGCCCGGCCTGCCGCGCTGGATGCCGCTGGACCGGATCCGTCAGGTGGGCGACGTGATCCTGGTGGATTCCGCCGACTCCCTGAGTGAGAACTTCAACCCCGAGCGCTACAGCCGGGTGATCAACTGCCAGGTGATCACCGAGTCCGGCGAGCAGCTCGGGCGCGTACTCGGCTTCGCCTTCGACATCGAAACCGGAGAACTCACCACCCTGGTGATGGGAGCCCTTGGCGTGCCCCTGTTGGGGGAAGGAGTGCTGAGCACCTGGGAAATGCCGGTGGAGGAGATCGTCAGCAGTGGCCCGGATCGGATCATTGTTTATGAGGGTGCCGAAGATAAGCTCAAACAGCTGAACAGCGGCGTGCTGGAGAAGCTGGGGGTCGGTGGCCCCAGCTGGGAAGAGCAGGAGCGGGAGCGCTACCGGGTCAACCTGGTACCCGTCGAAAATCAGCTCACCTCCGGCCAACCGCAGGAGCAGGAGCAACGACGGCTCAAGGCTTCAGAAGCCGAGCGGCTTGAAGCTGATGCAGAACTGGAATACGTGGAACTGGAGGACCGGCGGCAGGAGTCCATGCAGCAACGCCGCTACCTCGATGAGCCCCAGCGGTACGACGAGCAGAGCTACGCGGAACCACCCCGCTACGACGAGAGGCCTGCTGAGCGAGCTCGGACCTTCAACGAGCCCGCGCCCTACGAACAGGAGCCTGCCTATGAAGAACAGGCTGCTTACGAAGAACAGCCCCCACGGCGAGCGATGCCAGCCTCCCGCCGAGCGGTTCAGCAGTCCGGCGAGCCCCTGGATGTGGAACCGATGGAAGACAGAGCACCCCAGCGCCGAAGCCAGGATCTCGACGATCCCTGGTGA
- the smc gene encoding chromosome segregation protein SMC, with protein MVHINQVGLTHFKSFGGAMSIPLEEGFTVVTGPNGSGKSNILDGVLFCLGLATSRGMRADRLPDLVNSGMLKAGKAAETTVSVRFDLSDWTPDAAEEGLEAPAEGPWIQPGQTEWTVTRKLRVMPGGSYSSSYSADGVPCNLQQLQTQLRRLRIDPEGSNVVMQGDVTRIVSMSNRDRRGLIDELAGVALFDTRIEQTRRKLDDVQERQERCRIIEQELLASRQRLEKDCAKARQYQELRERLQLGRRQEMVLAYEAAQQALKDLATRQQALEAQEQRDAAAIANGREQLNKAVAELDLLQEQVKALGEDQLLAVQAELAGLDTSNRELDRQASLHQEEGQKLQAQRQDLATRRQQWQLQSRELERDPHQDALNAAEDHCKAAEAAVEMSRRRLADVAGRSGAWVEEQKRRSGRRQELQSSVAPLLEEQQQLQERLRQERERLEELTQEQHQDGADGDAVQQQLATLEETWQTLLQSIADGKQELQQTAESLAIQQRTRSRLEQEQTRLEREIARLESRRDALQESRGTGALRLLLEAGLDGIHGPVAQLGEVEDRHRLALEVAAGARLGQVVVDDDRIAARAIELLKSRRAGRLTFLPLNKIRAPGGGGSAAFARGARPGGDSGAGLIGRAVELVRFEPVYDQVFAYVFGDTLVFSDLASARQQLGRSRAVTLDGELLEKSGAMTGGSFSQRSSSLSFGRSSDQDEAEPLRRRLLELGESLVACRREESKLAQVIEQQKPQLRELEKQQAALIAERNAARRNHGPLLERSRQRAERLSKLQQDQTEQQQRLEAISAALTPLTAELQALDEAERNSGNNDDAAAWAQLQTEQEAADQRLETARSERDQLLNARRERQLAIERLGDQEKALAAEEARLQEAVKVLASAHGAWRQQQSDLQDKRKQLEQQQSDLQERFGSQRRARDAAEAEVGRQRQALQQAEWNLERLKEDREGLIEEQRSGAVRLQEMEQALPDPRPEIPEALRLAGLEALQADLQAIQQRMEALEPVNMLALEELEALEQRLNELNERLEVLNSEREELLLRIETVATLRQDAFMEAFTAVDGHFREIFASLSDGDGHLQLENPEEPLEGGLTLVAHPKGKTVRRLASMSGGEKSLTALSFLFALQRFRPSPFYALDEVDSFLDGVNVERLAALIARQAEAAQFMVVSHRRPMIGAAQRTIGVTQARGAHTQVVGLPDAA; from the coding sequence TTGGTTCATATCAATCAGGTTGGGCTGACGCACTTCAAGTCGTTCGGCGGAGCGATGAGCATCCCTCTTGAGGAGGGATTCACCGTCGTGACCGGACCCAATGGCTCCGGGAAAAGCAACATTCTTGATGGCGTTCTGTTCTGCTTGGGCCTGGCCACCAGTCGTGGCATGCGGGCAGACCGCCTGCCAGACCTGGTCAACAGCGGCATGCTCAAGGCCGGCAAGGCCGCTGAAACAACAGTCAGTGTCCGCTTTGATCTGAGCGACTGGACACCCGATGCCGCCGAGGAAGGCTTGGAGGCACCGGCAGAGGGACCGTGGATTCAACCGGGACAGACGGAATGGACGGTCACCCGCAAACTGCGGGTGATGCCGGGGGGCTCCTACAGCTCCAGCTACAGCGCCGACGGGGTGCCCTGCAACCTGCAGCAGCTGCAGACCCAGCTGCGCCGCCTCCGGATTGATCCCGAGGGCAGCAACGTGGTGATGCAGGGGGACGTCACCCGCATCGTCTCGATGAGCAACCGCGACCGCCGCGGCCTGATCGATGAACTGGCCGGTGTTGCCTTGTTCGACACCCGGATCGAACAGACCCGCCGCAAGCTCGATGACGTTCAGGAGCGCCAAGAGCGCTGCCGGATCATTGAGCAGGAACTGCTAGCCAGCCGCCAACGGCTGGAAAAGGACTGCGCCAAGGCCCGGCAGTACCAGGAGCTCAGGGAACGGCTGCAACTGGGACGCCGCCAGGAAATGGTGCTGGCCTATGAGGCAGCCCAGCAGGCCCTCAAAGATCTGGCCACGCGTCAACAGGCGCTGGAAGCCCAGGAACAGAGAGACGCCGCGGCCATTGCCAACGGCCGGGAGCAGCTCAACAAGGCTGTGGCCGAACTGGACCTGCTGCAGGAGCAGGTGAAGGCCCTGGGCGAGGACCAGCTGCTGGCGGTTCAGGCGGAACTGGCTGGCCTCGACACCAGCAACCGCGAACTGGATCGCCAGGCCAGCCTCCATCAAGAGGAAGGGCAGAAACTGCAGGCGCAGCGCCAAGACCTCGCCACCCGTCGCCAGCAGTGGCAGCTCCAATCACGGGAGCTTGAACGCGATCCCCATCAGGACGCCTTGAACGCTGCAGAAGACCACTGCAAAGCCGCTGAAGCGGCGGTGGAGATGTCCCGCCGCAGGCTGGCGGATGTGGCGGGCCGCTCCGGCGCCTGGGTGGAGGAACAGAAGCGCCGCAGTGGTCGGCGTCAGGAATTGCAATCCAGCGTCGCTCCTTTGTTGGAGGAACAGCAGCAGTTGCAGGAACGGCTGCGCCAGGAACGGGAACGGCTGGAGGAGCTCACCCAGGAGCAGCACCAAGACGGCGCCGACGGTGACGCCGTGCAGCAACAGCTCGCAACCCTGGAGGAGACCTGGCAAACCCTGCTGCAATCCATTGCCGACGGCAAACAGGAGCTCCAGCAGACCGCCGAATCCCTGGCCATCCAACAGCGCACCCGCAGCCGACTGGAACAGGAGCAGACCCGCTTGGAACGGGAGATCGCTCGCCTGGAGAGCAGGCGGGATGCCCTTCAGGAAAGCCGCGGCACCGGAGCCCTGCGCCTGCTGCTGGAGGCCGGCCTCGATGGCATCCATGGTCCTGTGGCCCAACTGGGGGAGGTGGAGGATCGCCATCGCCTTGCCTTGGAGGTGGCCGCCGGAGCCCGTCTCGGCCAGGTGGTGGTCGACGACGACCGCATCGCCGCCCGCGCCATCGAACTGCTCAAGAGCCGCCGTGCCGGCCGGCTCACCTTCCTGCCTCTGAACAAGATCCGCGCTCCTGGTGGAGGTGGATCAGCCGCTTTTGCCCGGGGGGCACGCCCCGGTGGGGACAGCGGCGCTGGACTGATCGGCCGGGCCGTGGAACTGGTGCGGTTCGAGCCGGTCTACGACCAGGTGTTCGCTTACGTCTTCGGTGACACCTTGGTGTTCTCCGACCTGGCCAGTGCCCGCCAACAGCTGGGCCGCTCCAGGGCGGTGACCCTGGATGGCGAGCTGCTGGAGAAGAGCGGCGCCATGACCGGCGGCAGCTTCTCCCAGCGAAGCAGCAGCCTCAGCTTTGGCCGCAGCAGCGATCAGGACGAAGCCGAACCCCTGCGGCGGCGCCTGCTGGAACTGGGGGAATCTCTGGTGGCCTGCCGGCGGGAGGAGTCGAAGCTGGCGCAAGTGATCGAGCAACAAAAACCCCAGCTGCGCGAACTGGAAAAGCAACAAGCAGCCCTGATCGCCGAGCGCAATGCGGCCCGGCGCAACCACGGCCCCCTGCTCGAGCGCAGCCGCCAGCGGGCCGAACGGCTCAGCAAGCTGCAGCAGGATCAGACCGAGCAACAGCAACGACTCGAAGCCATCAGCGCTGCACTCACCCCACTCACCGCAGAGCTCCAGGCCTTGGATGAGGCAGAGCGCAACAGCGGTAACAACGACGATGCCGCCGCCTGGGCCCAACTGCAGACGGAACAGGAAGCCGCCGACCAACGGCTGGAAACGGCCCGCAGCGAACGTGACCAGCTGCTGAATGCCCGCCGCGAGCGGCAGCTGGCGATTGAACGACTGGGGGATCAGGAGAAGGCCCTGGCCGCCGAAGAAGCCCGGTTGCAGGAGGCGGTGAAGGTCCTGGCTAGCGCCCATGGGGCCTGGCGCCAGCAACAGAGCGACCTCCAGGACAAGCGCAAACAGCTCGAGCAGCAGCAGAGCGACCTGCAGGAGCGCTTCGGCAGCCAACGCCGGGCCCGGGATGCCGCGGAAGCCGAGGTGGGCCGGCAGCGTCAGGCCCTGCAGCAGGCCGAATGGAATCTGGAGCGACTCAAGGAAGACCGCGAAGGATTGATCGAAGAGCAGCGCAGCGGAGCGGTGCGCCTGCAGGAGATGGAGCAGGCCCTGCCGGACCCGAGACCGGAGATCCCGGAGGCCCTGCGCCTGGCGGGCCTGGAGGCGTTGCAGGCCGATCTGCAGGCGATCCAGCAACGCATGGAAGCCTTGGAGCCCGTAAACATGCTGGCGCTGGAGGAACTGGAGGCCCTGGAACAGCGGCTCAACGAACTGAACGAACGGCTCGAGGTGCTCAACAGCGAGCGGGAGGAACTGCTGCTACGGATCGAAACGGTGGCCACCCTGCGCCAGGACGCCTTCATGGAGGCCTTCACGGCCGTGGACGGACATTTCCGCGAGATCTTCGCCTCGCTCTCCGATGGTGATGGCCACCTTCAACTGGAGAACCCGGAGGAGCCCCTGGAAGGAGGCCTCACCCTGGTGGCCCATCCCAAAGGCAAGACCGTGCGGCGCCTGGCCTCGATGTCGGGTGGGGAGAAATCACTCACCGCCCTGAGCTTCCTGTTTGCCCTGCAGCGCTTCAGGCCGTCGCCGTTCTATGCCCTCGACGAGGTGGACAGCTTCCTCGACGGCGTCAATGTGGAGCGCTTGGCTGCTCTGATCGCCCGTCAAGCCGAGGCAGCCCAGTTCATGGTGGTCAGCCACCGCCGCCCAATGATCGGCGCAGCCCAGCGCACCATCGGCGTGACCCAGGCCCGCGGCGCCCACACCCAGGTGGTGGGTTTACCGGATGCCGCCTAA
- a CDS encoding glycosyl transferase: protein MARPRPAEPGPAVVLVSNGPGELTTWVRPLAERLHASLRLRPRSSNAPASLHLVLVPCPNATGQERAAAEPWGLFERIVPAWRFWSLLLRPQRYGPWPQKGVVVFLGGDQFWTVLLSARLGYRHITYAEWVARWPGWNDRIAAMSDAVRRQLPVRYQPRCRVVGDLMADLSSFARREDPLPEGRWVALLPGSKPAKLSVGMPFLLDTADRLARLQPGCRFLLPLAPTTSVDELLRFAGASNPIASRYSASVASLDRSGSATEIVTAAGTRILLLEQHPAHGPLSQCALALTTVGANTAELGALAVPMIVIVPTQHLEVMQAWDGGLGLLARLPGLRRLIGVLLTFWRLRNNGFMAWPNISAGRAVVPERVGAITPEAIALEACDWLNAPERLEGQRQDLQALRGEPGAVAALASEVRGLLPRELNAS, encoded by the coding sequence TTGGCCCGTCCCCGCCCAGCAGAACCAGGACCGGCCGTAGTTCTTGTTTCGAACGGTCCCGGTGAGTTGACCACCTGGGTCCGCCCACTGGCCGAGCGGCTGCACGCCAGCCTTCGCCTGCGTCCCCGGTCTTCGAATGCACCGGCATCCCTGCATTTGGTGTTGGTGCCCTGCCCCAATGCCACCGGCCAGGAGCGCGCGGCAGCTGAGCCCTGGGGCTTGTTTGAGCGCATCGTGCCGGCATGGCGCTTTTGGTCGCTGCTGTTGCGTCCCCAGCGCTACGGCCCATGGCCGCAGAAGGGTGTGGTGGTCTTCTTGGGCGGTGATCAGTTCTGGACTGTCCTGCTCTCGGCCCGTCTCGGCTACCGCCACATCACCTATGCCGAGTGGGTGGCGCGTTGGCCGGGCTGGAACGATCGGATTGCGGCGATGTCGGACGCGGTGAGGCGCCAGCTGCCGGTCCGTTACCAGCCCCGATGCCGCGTGGTTGGCGATCTGATGGCGGATCTGTCGTCCTTCGCTCGCCGCGAGGATCCCCTCCCTGAGGGCCGGTGGGTGGCCCTGCTGCCGGGATCCAAGCCGGCCAAGTTGAGCGTTGGTATGCCCTTTCTGCTCGACACCGCGGATCGTCTGGCTCGGTTGCAACCCGGATGCCGCTTTCTGCTGCCGCTGGCTCCCACTACAAGCGTTGATGAGCTGCTGCGTTTCGCCGGCGCATCCAACCCGATTGCTTCCCGCTACAGCGCCTCCGTGGCGTCGCTTGACCGGAGTGGGTCTGCAACAGAGATCGTGACCGCGGCTGGGACGCGGATTCTTCTGCTGGAGCAGCATCCGGCCCATGGCCCCTTGAGCCAGTGCGCCCTGGCCCTGACCACGGTCGGTGCCAACACGGCCGAACTCGGCGCCCTTGCGGTGCCGATGATCGTGATTGTTCCCACTCAGCACCTGGAGGTGATGCAGGCCTGGGACGGCGGGCTGGGGCTGCTAGCGCGACTGCCGGGTCTGCGGCGTCTGATCGGAGTTCTGTTGACTTTCTGGCGTCTGCGTAACAACGGGTTTATGGCCTGGCCCAACATCAGTGCGGGTCGCGCCGTGGTGCCGGAGCGGGTGGGGGCGATCACCCCCGAGGCGATTGCGCTGGAGGCCTGCGATTGGTTGAACGCGCCCGAGCGGTTGGAGGGTCAGCGCCAGGACCTCCAGGCCTTGCGCGGAGAGCCTGGGGCGGTGGCGGCATTGGCCTCCGAGGTGAGGGGGTTGCTTCCTCGAGAGCTCAACGCTTCCTAG